The following DNA comes from Alienimonas californiensis.
AGCCGTTGCCGTGAAGATCACCGACGTCCGCGTGAAACTCGCCCCCGGCGCCGACGCCGCCGGCGGGGAGGCCGGTCGACTGCTCGCCTTCTGCTCGATCACCCTCGACGGGTGCTTCGTGGTGCGGGACCTGAAGCTGATCCGCGGGGAGCAGGGGGCGTTCGTCGCCATGCCCAGCCGCAAGATCACCGCCCGCTGCGAGGCCTGCGGCGGGAAGAACCCGTTGCGGGCGAACTATTGCGGGGACTGCGGAGCGGCACGCAACGACGCCGAGGAGGCCGCCGCCGCGGACGCCCGGCCGAAGCTGTACGCGGACATCGCTCACCCCATCAACGCGGCCTGCCGGTCGGAGTTGGAGACCTGCGTCGTCGCCGCCTGGGAGCGGGAGCGGGTGCTGGCGACCTCGCCGGACTACGTCTGCCGGTACGACGAGTGCGACATCGGCGAATCGTTCCCCCCGCACACGCTGAGCCGAGCCGAATCAGTGCCGCGGTCG
Coding sequences within:
- a CDS encoding SpoVG family protein yields the protein MKITDVRVKLAPGADAAGGEAGRLLAFCSITLDGCFVVRDLKLIRGEQGAFVAMPSRKITARCEACGGKNPLRANYCGDCGAARNDAEEAAAADARPKLYADIAHPINAACRSELETCVVAAWERERVLATSPDYVCRYDECDIGESFPPHTLSRAESVPRSLPNVPGVTRRIDDAAIGRTGRPPVRSPLRAARRNEPAGAFGDGL